GCTCGGATCCTTTCACAGGATCATTCCATGCAGCCGGAGTGGTGCCGGTCATGTTGGCCACGACGTTGATGTCAGGGTTCACAGCCTTTGCACCCTGCGCGTATCCACAGCCAAAGTGACGGATCAGCGGAATATCCATACCGCCGATGAAACCAACAGTGCCCGATTCCGACGCCATCGCGGCCATCATGCCAACCAGGTACGAACCTTCATGCTCGGCAAAGCCAATCTGACGGATGTTTGGAATGTCCAGCCAGTTCACGTCAACAGCGACGAACTTGGTGTCCGGATAATCGCCAGCGACTGCTGACAGCGGATCAGCCATGCCAAAACCCATGGTGATGATCGGGTTTGCACCGGATTCGGCAAAGCGGCGCAGGGCCTGCTCACGCTGTGCTTCCGACTGGATTTCGATCTCACGGTACTTTCCACCGGTCTCATTTGCCCAACGCTGCGCGCCGTTATAGGCGGCTTCGTTGAACGATTTGTCAAATTTGCCGCCCAGATCAAAGATCAGCGCCGGTTCAGCCAGAGCGGCACCTGCAGTCAGAGCGACGGCAGCGGCAGCGCTCATCAAGGATTTCATCAGGGTCATTTCGGTCTCCCAGTTTTATGTTGGCACGGGATCAGATTAGTCCCGTTTACCCACGTTTAGCGAGCATAACTGTTGTGATGGCGGGTATTAAGGGGGTTTGCAACCGTCATGGTCAATTGATTCCTGACCAAATGGTCCAAAAAATGTTCACTTGCCCTTAGGGCAGGCGGCATTCCATCACCAGAGCGTCGGTTTTTGTACCCGTTTCGCGCGAATAATACGCACGCCGCACGCCGCAGCGATGATACCCGCAGCGTTCATACAAGGCGATTGCCGCCACATTGTCAGCTG
The genomic region above belongs to Ruegeria sp. HKCCD4315 and contains:
- a CDS encoding BMP family protein, which codes for MTLMKSLMSAAAAVALTAGAALAEPALIFDLGGKFDKSFNEAAYNGAQRWANETGGKYREIEIQSEAQREQALRRFAESGANPIITMGFGMADPLSAVAGDYPDTKFVAVDVNWLDIPNIRQIGFAEHEGSYLVGMMAAMASESGTVGFIGGMDIPLIRHFGCGYAQGAKAVNPDINVVANMTGTTPAAWNDPVKGSELTKAQISQGADVIYAAAGGTGVGVLQTAADEGILSIGVDSNQNHLHPGKVLTSMLKRVDVAVYEAMKAGDDVETGIFTMGLAEDGVGVAMDENNEALVSVRMADAVDDARSAIINGDINVVSYYENDSCPALQF